One region of Plasmodium vivax chromosome 7, whole genome shotgun sequence genomic DNA includes:
- a CDS encoding phospholipid or glycerol acyltransferase, putative (encoded by transcript PVX_099135A; Apicoplast targeted protein. Curated by Stuart Ralph, Walter and Eliza Hall Institute of Medical Research, Australia.), translated as MIKKLVYHIVAYIIFALHLKLFIHKVFYTKWTWDMYHIYFFVSTLYVSLLTIYAIAVFCNLKKFDLKNYPVEEIQSCKNYVNKKNLHPYSSFERLDLVNMNFFKLLYGSIFMASWKILAHLVLAGTNILVCFLLSFFMGKNKEDQENTIVRIYLKFLKFICRASLWLFGINDIESHYLCDMDWPKNIVANHVSALDPFYFISEHACSFVAKKSLRKDLIVGLSVIALRCVFVYREKSEDRKIALEIIKERQTMVEQKKNNFPSFVIFSEGTTSNGMQVIEQKKGAFFSLLPITPVLLVYDYDFFNPSYDILPFTWWLILIASNYQSMSLRTYWLPKVYPPDKKKFPNMTEEERINVFHDEVSKIMFQNMKKYNPKAPQDIDDYNDWPGSLRIKMEFFQAALGNIATKYLITEKSRSEKK; from the exons atgataaagaagCTTGTGTATCACATCGTAGCAtacatcatttttgcgcttcatttaaaattattcattcataaagttttttatacaaaatggacgtGGGACATGtatcatatttatttctttgtgTCTACTCTCTACGTTAGCTTGCTCACAATTTACGCCATAGCTGTTTTTTgtaatttgaagaaattcgATTTGAAAAACTATCCTGTTGAAGAAATACAGTCATGCAAGAATTATGTCAACAAGAAGAACCTGCACCCCTACTCCTCCTTCGAGAGGCTGGACTTGGTCaacatgaatttttttaagctgcTCTACGGCTCGATCTTTATG GCCTCCTGGAAAATATTAGCCCACCTCGTGCTAGCCGGGACCAACATCTTAGTTTGTT TCCTGTTGTCCTTCTTCATGGGGAAGAACAAGGAGGACCAAGAAAACACCATCGTAAGGATTTACCTAAAATTTCTCAAGTTCATCTGCAGAGCGTCCCTATGGCTCTTCGGAATTAACGACATAGAAAGCCACTACCTGTGTGATATGGACTGGCCGAAAAATATCGTTGCGAACCACGTGTCTGCTCTGgaccccttttattttataagtgAACATGCATGCAGTTTTGTCGCCAAGAAATCCCTGCGCAAGGACTTAATTGTTGGGCTGAGTGTTATAGCCTTAAGGTGTGTATTCGTGTACAGGGAAAAATCGGAGGATCGAAAAATCGCCTTGGAAATCATCAAGGAAAGACAGACGATGGTGgaacagaagaaaaataacttcCCCTCTTTCGTTATATTTTCTGAAGGGACTACGTCCAATGGGATGCAGGTCATTGAGCAGAAGAAgggggcctttttttccctcctccccaTCACCCCCGTTTTGCTGGTGTACGACTACGACTTTTTTAACCCCTCCTACGATATTTTGCCCTTCACCTGGTGGCTCATCCTGATTGCCTCCAAC taCCAAAGCATGTCCCTCAGAACCTACTGGCTGCCCAAGGTCTACCCAccagacaaaaaaaaatttccgaACATGACGGAGGAAGAACGCATAAACGTATTCCATGATGAAGTGTCCAAAATCATGTTccaaaatatgaagaagtaCAACCCCAAGGCGCCCCAAGATATAGACGACTATAACGACTGGCCGGGATCGCTACGTATAAAAATGGAGTTCTTTCAAGCCGCCCTGGGGAATATAGCCAccaaatatttaattaccGAAAAGAGtcgaagtgaaaaaaaataa
- a CDS encoding Met-10+ domain containing protein (encoded by transcript PVX_099140A; Apicoplast targeted protein. Curated by Stuart Ralph, Walter and Eliza Hall Institute of Medical Research, Australia.), which produces MRNAVDIKTLADVKEKVKHEKRTHCLVLNKYRVNELLKNKDAKIWFLNIFRFPSVLKFREYQGCLVETGPYDGEVLRFIHSYVESLGGGEVSGQVSGQVNDQLSCQMTSHANDSQAGTPLADAPLADCRLIPLNARFNRALHELMQREGKGVLEGVDMRPEEGDERDVAAEGGGVEDVAQQGAAHQDAPPALEKLLRVIKAEGIQIRTIQLQFGYDNMNTSQVLRKVFPSESEVIHKYEMIGHIAHLNFCERFENHKKVIAEIILDKNKSIRTVINKKDSLKNVHRTFTIELLAGEENYLTMLRENDIKVKLNYELMYWNSKLKKERDRIYSLVENNSIVVDVFAGVGIFSLHLSKKNCLCFSNDINLHAYNFMNVNIKLNKRRSILTYNLDARAFVCMLLRLGIFSRDTSTLAMQLGEQNWRNVSLDFVNSAGRDVVDAGKGKKRAADCKVDCKEDCKEDCKEDCKEDCKEDCKEDCKEDCKEDCKEDCEVKDCKAGDSHQSNSHQSNPHESNPHESAPRDKKKKLAHGDANGPLGERPPGVAATHGGEEVPPEPTNNEAEQKAEDAPTNETHQVDINLGIYGDVHVLMNLPQTALDFLDVFRELLHMYSAGQKDPQGRCRRDQMRNVFIHCYFFSKPELFYEHAERNIRMQLGGIPREMKITEIRKVSPSKLMYVVEFNLKDVFSQGDQLG; this is translated from the exons ATGCGTAACGCAGTGGATATAAAAACGCTAGCCGATGTGAAGGAAAAGGTGAAGCACGAAAAGAGGACTCACTGCTTGGTGCTCAACAAGTACAGAGTGAATGAGCTGCTCAAAAATAAGGACGCGAAAATTTGGTTCCTAAACATCTTTCGGTTCCCTTCTGTGCTGAAGTTCAGGGAGTACCAGGGGTGCCTCGTCGAGACGGGGCCCTACGACGGGGAAGTGCTGCGCTTTATCCATTCGTATGTGGAGagcctgggggggggagaggttAGCGGTCAGGTGAGCGGTCAGGTAAACGACCAGTTGAGCTGCCAAATGACCAGCCACGCGAACGACTCGCAGGCAGGCACACCTCTGGCAGACGCACCGCTGGCGGACTGCAGGCTAATCCCGCTCAACGCGCGGTTCAACAGGGCCCTGCACGAGTTGATGCAGCGCGAGGGGAAGGGCGTCCTGGAGGGGGTGGACATGCGCCCGGAGGAGGGCGACGAGAGGGACGTTGCTGCGGAGGGCGGTGGTGTGGAGGACGTCGCTCAGCAGGGTGCCGCTCATCAGGACGCCCCCCCCGCCCTGGAAAAGCTCCTCCGCGTGATAAAAGCAGAAGGCATCCAAATTAGAACCATTCAGCTGCAGTTCGGCTACGACAACATGAATACCTCCCAAGTGCTGAGGAAGGTGTTCCCCTCGGAAAGTGAAGTCATCCACAAGTACGAAATGATAGGGCACATAGCTCACCTGAATTTCTGCGAACGGTTTgaaaatcacaaaaaagtaattgcagaaataattttagataaaaataaaagcatacGGACAGTCATCAATAAGAAGGATTCTCTAAAAAATGTCCACAGAACTTTCACCATAGAGTTATTGGCAGGAGAAGAAAACTACCTGACCATGTTAAGGGAAAATGACATCAAAGTGAAACTCAATTATGAGCTAATGTATTGGAAttctaaattaaaaaaagagagagacCGCATATATAGCCTTGTTGAAAACAACTCCATAGTTGTGGACGTCTTTGCTGGGGTTGGTATCTTCAGTCTACACCTcagtaaaaaaaactgccttTGTTTTTCCAATGATATTAATTTGCATgcgtataattttatgaacgttaatattaaattgaaTAAGAGGAGAAGTATCCTCACGTACAACTTGGACGCCAGGGCCTTCGTCTGCATGCTGCTCCGCCTGGGCATCTTCTCGCGTGACACGTCCACTTTGGCGATGCAGCTGGGTGAGCAGAATTGGCGAAACGTCTCCCTCGACTTTGTCAACAGCGCGGGGCGTGACGTTGTGGATGcgggaaaggggaagaagcgggcgGCAGACTGCAAAGTGGACTGCaaagaggactgcaaagaggactgcaaagaggactgcaaagaggactgcaaagaggactgcaaagaggactgcaaagaggactgcaaagaggactgcaaagaGGACTGCGAAGTGAAGGACTGCAAAGCGGGTGACTCCCATCAGAGTAACTCCCATCAGAGTAACCCACACGAGAGTAACCCCCACGAGAGCGCCCCCAGggacaagaagaagaaactcGCGCATGGTGATGCAAATGGCCCATTAGGGGAACGCCCCCCGGGGGTAGCAGCCacccacgggggggaggaggtcCCCCCAGAGCCAACCAACAACGAAGCGGAGCAGAAAGCAGAAGATGCGCCCACAAACGAAACGCACCAAGTGGACATTAACCTCGGCATCTACGGAGATGTTCATGTGCTCATGAATTTGCCGCAAACTGCCTTGGACTTTTTGGATGTCTTTCGGGAACTCCTTCACATGTACAGCGCCGGTCAGAAGGATCCCCAGGGAAGATGCCGGAGGGACCAAATGAGGAACGTCTTTATACACTGCTACTTCTTCTCCAAGCCAGAGCTGTTTTACGAGCACGCCGAGAGAAACATACGCATGCAGCTGGGGGGTATTCCCCGGGAGATGAAGATCACGGAG aTTAGGAAGGTCTCCCCCAGCAAGCTCATGTACGTGGTGGAGTTCAACCTGAAGGACGTCTTTTCGCAGGGCGACCAGttgggataa